In Bradyrhizobium sp. CCBAU 051011, the following are encoded in one genomic region:
- a CDS encoding Ku protein — translation MAPRANWKGFLRLSLVTCPVALYPATSESEKISFNQLNRQTGHRIKYLKVDADTGDEVPNEDIVKGYQLEKDQFIEVTKEELEEIALESTRTIEIDEFVEKSEIDPRYLIRPYYLRPDGKVGHDAFAVIRETIREMNKVAIGRVVLTNREHIIALEPLDKGLVGTLLRYPYEVRSEQEYFDDIQDVKVTKDMLDLARHIVNQKSGRFDPDKFEDQYETALIDLINQKRAGKPITPKERPRGENVVDLMEALRRSVGGAAETKGSKKPVKKPRKAAAGQKEMLMPIAGKKPKEAAAKKPAARPQRKSA, via the coding sequence ATGGCTCCCCGCGCCAACTGGAAAGGTTTTCTGCGTCTGTCCCTCGTCACTTGTCCGGTGGCGCTGTATCCAGCCACGTCCGAGTCCGAGAAAATCTCGTTCAACCAACTCAATCGGCAGACCGGCCACCGCATCAAATACCTCAAGGTCGACGCCGATACCGGCGATGAGGTGCCGAACGAAGACATCGTCAAGGGCTACCAGCTCGAGAAAGACCAATTCATCGAGGTGACCAAGGAAGAGCTCGAAGAGATCGCGCTGGAGTCCACGCGTACCATTGAGATCGACGAATTCGTCGAGAAGTCCGAGATCGATCCACGTTACCTGATCCGTCCCTACTATCTGCGTCCGGACGGGAAGGTTGGCCACGACGCCTTCGCTGTCATCCGCGAGACCATCCGGGAGATGAACAAGGTCGCGATCGGTCGTGTGGTGTTAACCAATCGCGAGCACATCATCGCGCTTGAGCCACTGGATAAGGGGCTGGTGGGCACCTTGTTGCGATACCCCTACGAAGTGCGCTCCGAACAGGAGTATTTCGACGATATCCAGGACGTCAAAGTTACGAAGGACATGCTGGACTTGGCCAGGCATATCGTGAACCAGAAATCAGGTCGGTTCGACCCTGACAAGTTCGAGGATCAGTACGAAACCGCTCTCATAGACCTCATCAACCAGAAGCGTGCCGGCAAGCCGATCACGCCAAAGGAGCGGCCGCGCGGCGAGAACGTGGTAGATCTGATGGAGGCGTTGCGACGAAGCGTCGGCGGGGCTGCGGAAACGAAGGGCTCGAAGAAGCCGGTGAAAAAGCCGCGCAAGGCGGCAGCCGGACAGAAGGAAATGCTGATGCCGATCGCCGGCAAAAAGCCGAAGGAAGCGGCGGCGAAGAAGCCGGCAGCCAGGCCGCAGCGCAAGTCCGCGTGA
- a CDS encoding DNA topoisomerase IB encodes MDSPDAAQTIVDPRDAAESAGLRYVSDERPGIRRKRVGPGFSYVRPDGSKLIGPDALKRIRALAIPPAWTDVWICPFPDGHIQATGRDAKGRKQYRYHARFREVRESTKYEHVVAFADALPSIRETVREHMALRGLPREKVLATVVHLLETTLIRVGNDDYARQNNSYGLTTLKNRHVAVNGNEVRFRFTGKGGKQWSLRVRDRRIAKIIKACQELPGQELLQYIDEQGNCQDVTSTDVNEYLKAITGKDITAKDFRTWAGTVLAAMTLSEFQSFDNAAQAKRNLRSAIEKVSARLGNTPTICRKCYIHPEVLNSYMDGNLVLEIKSQVESELRSAVENMKPEEAAVLALLRGRLAKQAEQSEHADLKESSSKRRAHAA; translated from the coding sequence ATCGATTCACCCGATGCCGCGCAGACGATCGTCGATCCGCGTGATGCGGCCGAATCTGCTGGCCTGAGATACGTCTCGGACGAACGGCCCGGTATTCGACGCAAGAGGGTGGGGCCGGGATTCAGCTACGTACGACCAGACGGATCGAAGCTAATCGGACCTGACGCGCTGAAGCGGATCAGAGCACTCGCGATCCCGCCAGCATGGACCGACGTGTGGATCTGTCCGTTTCCGGATGGCCATATCCAGGCAACCGGCCGCGACGCAAAAGGGCGTAAGCAATATCGCTACCATGCTCGGTTCCGCGAAGTGCGCGAAAGCACAAAGTACGAGCATGTGGTCGCATTTGCAGACGCGCTCCCTTCCATTCGGGAAACAGTGCGCGAGCACATGGCCTTGCGCGGCCTCCCGCGCGAAAAAGTTCTGGCGACTGTCGTGCATCTCCTGGAGACCACGTTGATCCGCGTAGGTAATGACGATTACGCCAGGCAGAACAACAGCTACGGTCTGACCACGCTGAAGAACCGGCACGTGGCGGTCAATGGAAACGAGGTTCGTTTTCGATTCACGGGCAAAGGGGGCAAACAATGGTCGCTGCGCGTACGAGACCGCCGCATCGCCAAGATCATCAAGGCCTGCCAAGAGCTCCCCGGACAGGAACTGCTTCAATACATCGACGAACAAGGCAATTGCCAGGACGTCACATCGACCGACGTGAACGAGTATCTCAAGGCAATCACCGGTAAAGATATCACGGCAAAGGATTTCCGAACCTGGGCAGGAACGGTGCTGGCGGCCATGACCCTGAGCGAATTTCAGAGCTTCGACAATGCCGCACAGGCCAAGCGCAATCTTCGCAGCGCCATCGAAAAAGTTTCCGCCCGGCTCGGCAACACACCTACAATCTGCAGGAAGTGCTACATCCATCCGGAGGTACTTAACTCTTATATGGATGGAAATTTGGTCCTTGAGATCAAGTCACAAGTCGAGAGTGAGCTTCGGAGCGCTGTCGAAAATATGAAGCCGGAGGAGGCTGCCGTGCTCGCGTTACTCCGCGGCCGGCTTGCCAAACAGGCAGAGCAGTCGGAACACGCCGATCTCAAAGAGTCCTCTAGCAAGCGGCGGGCGCACGCCGCTTGA
- a CDS encoding cell envelope biogenesis protein TolA, with translation MAKKLKTYETSLGFFDLAIAAPSMKAALEAWGADSNLFHQGAARQSEDPDVIAATMAAPGVVLKRPVGPNGPFKEQAELPTDLAGDRGSKRSGRKSQGRKAQRPSRRGNDQAADRKAALAFEKEHKRRARERAKEEAALEKERERRQHAIDKAQGALDAARRKHEEKTAGIRAELEALEEEARVEEARWEKEMMRLQAASRRARG, from the coding sequence ATGGCGAAGAAGCTGAAGACCTACGAGACATCATTAGGCTTTTTCGACTTGGCGATAGCGGCGCCTTCGATGAAGGCGGCTTTGGAAGCCTGGGGCGCCGACAGCAATCTCTTTCACCAGGGTGCGGCGAGGCAAAGTGAGGATCCCGACGTTATCGCGGCGACCATGGCAGCTCCGGGCGTCGTTCTGAAACGCCCGGTCGGTCCCAACGGGCCCTTCAAGGAGCAGGCAGAACTGCCTACCGATCTCGCCGGCGACCGCGGCTCGAAGAGGTCCGGCCGCAAGTCGCAGGGCCGTAAGGCACAGAGACCTTCGAGGCGAGGCAACGACCAGGCGGCGGACCGGAAGGCCGCACTCGCTTTCGAGAAGGAGCACAAGCGCCGCGCGCGCGAGCGCGCGAAGGAAGAAGCTGCCCTGGAGAAGGAGCGCGAGCGGCGGCAGCATGCCATCGACAAGGCACAAGGTGCCTTGGACGCAGCCCGCCGGAAGCACGAAGAGAAAACAGCAGGCATTCGAGCCGAGCTGGAGGCTCTTGAGGAGGAGGCGCGGGTCGAAGAGGCGCGTTGGGAGAAGGAGATGATGCGACTGCAAGCTGCGTCGCGACGGGCGCGAGGGTAA
- a CDS encoding Ku protein — translation MLDKIGRSLFAEGSFGAFLRICERRPSLKLPLLKSVDSPAIALAWPLYPVALEFPVPASRPYWKGYLKLSFVSCPVALYPAISAAERISFRQVNRRTGHRLKQKLFDSVTGEAVDAADKARGYEIGENDFLLVEDRDLEQARHQRRAPGEMELVTPPHRESPPTVPASLHDEAAKEGAGNYDDEDEQQEEAVTVPRPQNTRTIEIEHFLPAGQIDARYFEKPYYILPREEISQESFAVIRDAMSREAVSGLARIVLSSRERPFLLEPMGRGLRGVTLRFAHEIRNDSEYFSEIPEMKLPPEMMKLAQHIIRTKSADFDPSMLKDHYRSALVRILHKKQAKGPAKVPPVNPSRENVVNLMDALRRSVAAERSAKPASRGRSGKPATGGRGARQRRTTG, via the coding sequence ATGCTTGACAAGATCGGAAGAAGCTTGTTCGCCGAAGGGTCATTCGGAGCATTCCTGCGGATATGTGAACGCAGGCCATCCCTGAAACTTCCGCTCCTTAAGTCCGTTGACTCCCCGGCCATAGCTCTGGCTTGGCCCTTGTACCCTGTTGCGTTGGAGTTTCCGGTGCCGGCATCCCGACCCTACTGGAAGGGCTATCTGAAACTGTCCTTCGTATCGTGTCCTGTCGCGCTCTATCCCGCAATCTCGGCGGCGGAGCGGATCTCCTTTCGGCAGGTTAACCGGCGTACGGGCCATCGCCTCAAACAGAAACTCTTCGATTCCGTTACGGGAGAAGCCGTAGACGCAGCCGACAAGGCGCGCGGCTATGAGATCGGCGAAAATGACTTTCTGTTGGTCGAGGACCGAGACCTTGAGCAGGCGCGACATCAGCGGCGGGCCCCCGGTGAGATGGAGCTTGTCACGCCGCCTCACCGTGAAAGCCCGCCAACCGTCCCCGCCAGCCTTCACGACGAGGCCGCCAAAGAGGGCGCCGGCAACTATGATGATGAAGACGAGCAACAGGAGGAAGCCGTCACTGTCCCGCGGCCGCAGAATACGCGCACGATCGAAATTGAGCATTTCCTTCCGGCCGGGCAGATCGATGCGCGATATTTCGAAAAGCCGTACTACATCCTGCCTCGCGAGGAGATCAGTCAGGAATCTTTTGCGGTGATCCGGGATGCGATGAGCCGGGAGGCCGTTAGCGGCTTGGCTCGCATCGTGCTGTCCTCACGCGAGCGGCCGTTTCTGCTCGAACCGATGGGCCGAGGCCTTCGCGGCGTAACACTGCGCTTCGCGCACGAGATCCGAAACGACTCGGAATATTTTAGCGAGATTCCCGAGATGAAGCTTCCGCCCGAAATGATGAAGCTCGCGCAGCACATCATCCGGACAAAATCAGCCGATTTCGATCCCAGTATGCTGAAGGATCACTATCGCAGCGCGCTCGTGCGCATCCTGCATAAGAAGCAGGCGAAAGGCCCCGCGAAAGTACCTCCGGTCAATCCCTCACGCGAGAACGTCGTCAACCTCATGGATGCGCTCCGGCGAAGCGTTGCAGCAGAGCGCTCGGCAAAGCCCGCTAGCCGCGGCCGCTCGGGAAAACCGGCCACTGGCGGGCGCGGCGCGCGCCAGCGCAGAACAACCGGTTGA